The Triticum dicoccoides isolate Atlit2015 ecotype Zavitan chromosome 6A, WEW_v2.0, whole genome shotgun sequence genome has a window encoding:
- the LOC119315549 gene encoding uncharacterized protein LOC119315549 has product MDNLDVYDDLAVKAGQTVSVEIWVENYQKNEPDYGNGVQVGGMTLNISCLNFGVVSLISKLDSANIHISLTPKMMKHVYIFLVLFALCLGKVSTTWCHNPYPRRHKQLQKGASSSERIISIEAELQDGQIVEHIAAYQTTPNSTTTLYGAMATLDVYESLAVKAGQIVSAEIWVENYQKEKPNDVNVVQVGWNIQPSYYGDNKTHFLIGWTANGNKTKGCFDLKCDGFVLVKNRPITPGGTLEGKTKISIKIFKSKKNGDWWLHFAHVGEKFAPVGFWPRSLFQSLSHHANYVTWGSYTSSLVRTPSPPMGNGRWPGGDSASFQNVQYVNNDGHGYLPMPNLHSRVTDTACYRVSEFMTDKFSYEGPGGCVN; this is encoded by the exons ATGGACAATTTAGATGTTTACGACGATTTGGCTGTCAAGGCAGGACAAACAGTATCTGTTGAAATCTGGGTTGAGAATTACCAAAAGAACGAGCCTGATTATGGTAATGGTGTACAAGTTGGGGGAAT GACCCTCAATATTTCCTGCCTTAACTTCGGTGTCGTGAGCCTGATCTCCAAGCTA GATAGTGCAAATATTCACATCTCCCTCACCCCAAAGATGATGAAACATGTCTACATTTTCTTGGTACTCTTTGCCTTATGCTTAGGTAAAGTATCTACGACATGGTGTCACAACCCATATCCAAGAAGGCACAAGCAATTACAAAAGGGGGCATCGTCCAGTGAGAGAATAATATCGATTGAGGCTGAATTGCAAGACGGCCAAATAGTCGAACAT ATTGCAGCTTACCAAACAACACCAAATTCTACAACAACATTGTACGGTGCCATGGCAACTTTAGATGTTTATGAGTCTCTGGCTGTCAAGGCGGGACAAATAGTATCAGCTGAAATCTGGGTAGAGAATTACCAAAAGGAGAAGCCTAATGATGTCAATGTTGTACAAGTTGGATGGAAT atTCAACCTTCTTACTATGGTGACAACAAAACACATTTCTTGATAGGATGGACG GCTAATGGAAACAAGACGAAGGGATGTTTTGATTTGAAATGCGATGGATTTGTACTAGTTAAAAATCGTCCAATCACTCCAGGAGGCACTCTTGAGGGGAAAACTAAGATATCTATCAAGATATTCAAG AGTAAAAAGAATGGGGATTGGTGGTTACACTTTGCCCATGTTGGTGAAAAGTTTGCTCCGGTGGGGTTTTGGCCACGGAGTCTTTTCCAAAGCTTGTCCCATCATGCAAATTATGTTACTTGGGGCAGCTACACTAGCTCTCTTGTGAGGACCCCCAGCCCTCCTATGGGCAATGGGCGCTGGCCGGGAGGAGACTCTGCTTCATTTCAAAATGTGCAGTATGTGAACAATGATGGGCATGGTTATCTTCCAATGCCTAACCTTCATTCTAGGGTAACCGATACGGCATGTTATCGAGTTAGTGAATTCATGACTGACAAGTTCAGCTATGAAGGACCTGGTGGATGTGTTAATTAG